From the Agelaius phoeniceus isolate bAgePho1 chromosome 28, bAgePho1.hap1, whole genome shotgun sequence genome, one window contains:
- the LOC143696090 gene encoding uncharacterized protein LOC143696090, with the protein MGRAKRGQCIPRDGLGGSRCPCLWHGGKSHAVLVLPRPEQELSMESREDKCPRQNLVAEAVLSGSTAQEAKGEEKARRCRTRRGCKRRWRGCEGERASLGREGGWRWSQSSELVLHEQLHDGEKPHTCMECGKSFRWNCHLIRHQRIHTGERPYECGECGKSFRESSSLIRHQRSHTGERPYECGECGKSFRRSSHLISHQRTHTGERPYECGECGKSFRRSSHLISHQRTHTGERPYECSKCGKRFPTSSSLFQHYRIHTEERPFQCPDCGKGFKNNSTLVTHQRIHTGERPYECDKCRKRFLTSSRLLQHYWIHTEERPFQCPDCGKGFQRNSHLVTHRRIHTGERPYECPQCGKSFSRSSHLTQHQQRHR; encoded by the coding sequence atggggagagccaagagggggcagtgcatccccagagacggcctggggggatctcgttgcccttgcctgtggcacggaggcaaatcccatgctgtccttgtccttcctcgcccagagcaggagctgagcatggagagcagggaggacaaatgcccgcggcagaacctggtggcagaggccgttttgagcggctccacggcgcaggaagccaagggggaggaaaaggcccggagatgccgcacgaggaggggctgcaaacgcagatggcggggatgtgagggggaaagagccagcctgggccgggaaggcggctggagatggagccagagctcggagctggtgctccatgagcagctccatgatggggagaagccccacacatgcatggagtgtgggaagagcttcaggtggaactgccacctgatcaggcaccagaggatccacactggggaacggccctacgagtgtggggagtgtgggaagagcttcagagagagctccagcctgatcaggcaccagaggtcccacactggggagaggccctatgagtgtggggagtgtgggaagagcttcaggaggaGCTCCcacctgatcagccaccagaggacccacactggggagaggccctacgagtgtggggagtgtgggaagagcttcaggaggaGCTCCcacctgatcagccaccagaggacccacactggggagagaccctatgagtgctccaagtgtgggaagaggtttccgaccagctccagtctcttccagcactatcggattcacacagaggagaggcccttccaatgccccgactgtgggaagggattcaagaacaactccaccctcgtcacccaccagcgcatccacacaggggagaggccctacgagtgtgataaatgcaggaagaggtttctgaccagctccaggctcctccagcactattggattcacacagaggagaggcccttccaatgccccgactgtgggaagggattccagcgcaactcccacctcgtcacccaccggcgcatccacacaggggagaggccctacgagtgtccccagtgtgggaagagcttctccaggagctctcacttgactcaacaccaacagaggcaccggtaa